One genomic region from Alosa alosa isolate M-15738 ecotype Scorff River chromosome 12, AALO_Geno_1.1, whole genome shotgun sequence encodes:
- the ajm1 gene encoding apical junction component 1 homolog, translating into MTRTDPPDLLVSTVYQDIQVKSLSTHTQSSCPSEQCDSPSASTLEDNRDKSKKRHCRSFDLVGSLDRPRFNSNSMEYPHRRADRYVAHPDVAWNALGRQQGQHRFSSPDLYTHRLTPQPISAEMASEMVVTDMKRRARSKSATRAQASLTPVSFEGSPPVGRRGRETQRLPRDTKWKPEVSPRRECSFAATRALMHEVHPIKLQPQRTDTSRYSPVFTPEGLDEGRPDKPATSPHVRCRVDIKPDDAAMQQSGRKPATPRMDIPWQRYPSGQSRSLTVPRHFSMSRTPTPTDSFSGDYRQAYQYSHSMPNSYMHPVEIPMQRMPSPREPREYYGRERRAHSSPNVPTKFFYAEDLGRYATPAPPSARTYYHEDHFSIPSQNLTPKVQYVQDPRTRLVHTVPARPYFAEIDTCQYPPQVYQKPYAPSEPGPYIIQTPPARSFYGDDPRTYQIKTAPPRIFYTGDPYAPPMEHHIPARAYYTEGRQRARVVQPQPDDWYGSDVSGYSTHYPSSYVSQVTPTRVRQEPVLTTWYANPCVDAARPVQEPRQHSRSWDNILNTHVEQEQPQAAPRGRSYETLLNQEKQTSSKEDKPKPVVVNLSTSPRRYAALSLSENSLIDKSPTEGGKSASGKLWYVTPEITITDNDIRPGILTKSEGRSASWDVLDSRSAPGRDDATAQEATMSCSVDSTKEKTHNSSSLQQSLEQLDELLADLVIDYKPSCSGRHSEDLLGQLKKLIDDEEAASLARKDSKAGSESSCPLDKQPTSIRMTPDSFKDIDATCDTTRSTEECSPDQSPDEDDTMMCSNSRCQRTETLFNACLYFKSCHSCYTYYCSRNCRREHWDVHKESCLYGRIGSICRHIIKHCRETTEVHKAFSRIAKVGYLSRGRGVLFLGFPNPGSSSNFLQYGLESLLMSPTYLSLRELDSFKDNLGEYCKDLQEAGKEYDPNECFLLNVSIAVGDQVPDGPSPRVQSPTVRKYAKVALASYSPERKVQRKENDMETLILTPPPGTADIDKEGEEGRKAREICFINIQRELRMRGVFLRHEYPQIYQQLCEFVERNRRFTPTTIYPIDKRTGKQFMCMIMAASEPRTLDWVGTPHLLDDII; encoded by the coding sequence ATGACACGCACAGACCCACCTGATCTACTGGTATCAACTGTGTATCAAGACATACAAGTGAAATCcctttccacacacacccagtcctCCTGTCCCTCTGAACAATGTGATTCCCCATCTGCCAGCACACTGGAGGACAATCGGGACAAGAGCAAAAAGAGGCACTGCCGTAGCTTTGATTTAGTCGGGTCACTAGACAGGCCCAGATTCAACTCTAACTCTATGGAGTACCCACATAGAAGGGCTGACCGCTATGTGGCTCATCCAGATGTAGCCTGGAATGCCTTGGGCCGCCAGCAGGGCCAACATCGTTTTTCCTCGCCTGACCTTTACACCCATAGACTGACCCCACAGCCAATCAGTGCAGAAATGGCCAGTGAAATGGTCGTTACAGACATGAAGAGAAGGGCCAGGTCGAAAAGTGCCACAAGGGCACAGGCCAGTCTGACCCCTGTGTCCTTTGAAGGCTCCCCGCCCGTGGgaagaaggggaagagagacacagaggttACCACGGGACACAAAGTGGAAGCCTGAGGTGTCGCCACGCCGAGAGTGCTCATTCGCTGCAACCAGAGCGCTCATGCATGAGGTGCACCCCATCAAACTGCAGCCCCAGCGCACCGACACCAGCCGGTACTCCCCAGTGTTCACCCCAGAGGGACTAGACGAGGGCCGGCCGGATAAGCCTGCTACTAGCCCTCACGTCAGGTGCAGGGTGGACATCAAGCCAGACGATGCAGCCATGCAGCAGTCTGGACGAAAGCCTGCAACACCCAGGATGGACATACCTTGGCAGAGGTACCCAAGTGGACAAAGTCGGAGTCTAACTGTGCCCCGTCATTTTTCAATGTCAAGGACACCGACACCCACAGACTCCTTCAGTGGAGACTACAGGCAGGCGTACCAGTATTCCCACAGTATGCCAAACAGTTACATGCACCCTGTGGAGATACCAATGCAAAGGATGCCTTCTCCAAGGGAGCCGAGGGAATACTATGGAAGGGAAAGAAGGGCTCATTCCAGCCCCAATGTGCCAACTAAATTCTTTTATGCAGAGGATCTGGGGAGATATGCTACCCCTGCACCTCCTTCAGCAAGGACTTACTACCATGAGGACCACTTCAGCATTCCCAGCCAAAACCTCACCCCCAAAGTCCAGTATGTACAAGACCCAAGGACTCGACTGGTACATACTGTGCCTGCCCGGCCATATTTTGCTGAAATAGACACATGCCAGTATCCACCACAGGTGTATCAAAAACCTTACGCTCCAAGCGAACCTGGGCCATACATTATTCAGACACCCCCTGCAAGGTCCTTCTACGGAGATGATCCAAGGACGTACCAGATCAAGACGGCGCCCCCACGCATTTTCTACACGGGTGACCCCTATGCACCCCCTATGGAGCACCACATTCCAGCAAGGGCATACTACACTGAGGGCCGTCAGCGTGCGCGAGTGGTGCAGCCCCAGCCTGATGACTGGTATGGCTCTGATGTGTCAGGCTATTCTACACATTACCCTTCCTCTTATGTCTCTCAGGTCACTCCGACCCGAGTCAGGCAAGAACCGGTGCTGACCACCTGGTATGCTAATCCCTGCGTTGATGCAGCAAGGCCAGTCCAAGAGCCGAGACAACACTCAAGGTCCTGGGACAATATCCTGAACACACACGTGGAGCAAGAGCAACCTCAAGCTGCACCACGAGGTCGCAGCTACGAAACTCTCCTGAATCAGGAGAAACAGACTTCGTCCAAGGAGGACAAACCAAAACCTGTGGTTGTCAACCTATCTACATCACCAAGACGCTATGCAGCCCTGTCTTTGTCCGAAAACTCCCTCATTGACAAGAGCCCGACAGAAGGTGGGAAGAGTGCATCAGGAAAGCTTTGGTACGTCACGCCTGAGATCACCATCACTGACAATGACATTCGACCAGGAATCCTCACAAAATCAGAGGGACGCTCAGCTAGCTGGGATGTGCTTGATTCTAGAAGTGCTCCAGGTCGGGATGATGCAACCGCACAGGAAGCAACAATGTCCTGCTCAGTGGACTCTACCAAAGAAAAGACACACAACAGTTCGTCACTGCAGCAAAGCCTAGAGCAGCTTGATGAGCTTTTAGCGGATCTTGTCATTGACTACAAGCCTTCTTGTAGCGGTAGGCATAGCGAAGACCTATTGGGCCAACTCAAGAAACTAATTGACGATGAGGAAGCGGCATCTTTAGCCAGAAAGGATTCAAAGGCAGGGTCTGAGAGCAGTTGCCCTCTGGACAAGCAACCCACCTCGATCAGAATGACCCCAGATTCTTTTAAAGACATAGATGCCACCTGTGATACCACCAGAAGCACGGAGGAGTGCTCCCCAGATCAGAGTCCTGATGAAGATGACACCATGATGTGCTCCAACAGCAGGTGTCAGCGGACTGAGACACTGTTCAATGCTTGCCTGTACTTCAAATCCTGCCACAGCTGCTACACCTACTACTGCTCTCGTAACTGCCGCCGGGAACACTGGGACGTCCATAAAGAAAGCTGCTTGTATGGACGCATTGGTAGTATTTGCCGCCACATCATCAAGCACTGCCGTGAGACAACTGAAGTTCATAAAGCCTTCTCCCGAATCGCTAAAGTGGGCTACTTGTCTCGGGGGAGAGGCGTTCTGTTTTTAGGATTCCCAAATCCAGGATCATCTTCAAACTTCCTTCAGTATGGCCTGGAAAGCCTCCTCATGTCCCCAACGTACCTGTCACTCCGAGAACTAGACAGCTTCAAAGATAACCTGGGGGAGTACTGCAAAGATCTGCAGGAGGCTGGGAAGGAGTATGATCCCAATGAATGTTTCCTCTTGAATGTATCCATCGCCGTTGGCGATCAAGTGCCAGACGGACCATCACCAAGGGTCCAGAGCCCAACTGTCAGGAAATACGCCAAGGTTGCTCTGGCCTCCTACAGCCCAGAAAGGAAGGTTCAACGGAAAGAGAACGACATGGAGACGCTGATCCTCACGCCACCGCCGGGGACGGCCGACATCgacaaggagggagaggaagggaggaaggcaCGAGAAATCTGCTTTATTAACATCCAGCGAGAGCTGAGGATGCGAGGGGTGTTCCTACGCCATGAGTACCCACAGATATACCAGCAGCTCTGTGAGTTCGTAGAGAGGAACAGGAGATTTACACCCACTACCATCTACCCAATTGACAAGCGGACAGGAAAACAGTTCATGTGCATGATTATGGCTGCCTCGGAGCCAAGGACACTGGACTGGGTAGGCACCCCTCATCTTCTTGACGACATCATCTAA